In Apostichopus japonicus isolate 1M-3 chromosome 5, ASM3797524v1, whole genome shotgun sequence, a single window of DNA contains:
- the LOC139967475 gene encoding negative elongation factor A-like, producing MATVRDSDTSLWLHNKLGDNEDLWSGISSISTQLKRDVLENIHHCFVALTPTVKLKLLMAILHMPRRSVDELKDELSAILHLALTDTDQWVSTIADILRSYPTTGQLNLDLEENHPFIAETLKDLRKTLSETDTNALLPLECQYLNKNALNQLVGMQVPPVKHFQLKRKPKSAALRAELLQKSAEAQQQSKKLTGSSSIPIKIRGISRKSLDESPMRGFSANKPASFRQGKSPVSRLPMNRTGSRLATNREGGTKLLDIMEQPIGGNSREAKKRKRQQEMEAQEQAKKEKEKEKEAAEATPDYAAALMSPAVAKKPHIAETPTTEAPTPSYAPRVDYTEPATPGPSILSSISQNPPSATTLAARENLQNTLHQTLQQQREFRKPSTPATPSTPPVDFTPSTSYNPTSAAAAPPPYHAPPASQVPASQPTGLKMPTLGLLGNTTLVGTLASQAPKTTPPASGPSQTPPAVPSQPAVVAAAASAPKKGLSLTRDQMIAAQEMFRQSNKVTRPEKALILGFMAGARDNPCPQQGDIVTIRLSENTEMVPKDDRANLPHAMLADTFFEMNYATGEWRRYKKYKPIQAL from the exons ATGGCGACCGTCAGAGATAGTGATACAAGCCTTTGGCTCCATAATAAACTCGGTGATAATGAAGATTTATGGTCGGGTATAAGCAGCATCAGCACTCAACTCAAAAGAGATGTTTTAGAGAATATTCACCACTGTTTCGTTGCACTTACTCCCACTGTAAAGCTCAAATTACTTATGGCGATACTACACATGCCTCGGAGAAGTGTAGATGAG TTGAAAGATGAGTTAAGTGCTATTCTACACTTAGCCCTCACGGACACTGACCAGTGGGTTTCTACTATAGCAGATATTTTGAGGTCATACCCTACCACAGGTCAGTTGAACCTTGACCTTGAAGAAAATCATCCATTCATCGCTGAAACTCTGAAGGATCTCAGAAAAACCT TGTCTGAAACAGATACCAATGCATTGCTTCCCTTGGAGTGTCAATACCTGAACAAGAATGCCTTGAACCAGCTAGTTGGAATGCAGGTTCCACCCGTAAAACATTTCCAATTGAAGAGAAAGCCAAAGTCGGCAGCATTGAGGGCAGAACTTCTACAAAAAT CTGCCGAGGCACAACAACAATCCAAGAAACTAACAGGCTCATCGTCAATACCAATAAAGATCAGAGGAATTTCAAGAAAATCCTTGGATGAGA GTCCCATGCGCGGATTTTCAGCAAACAAACCGGCAAGTTTTCGTCAAGGGAAATCTCCTGTGAGCCGTTTGCCAATGAATCGAACAGGAAGTAGACTGGCTACAAATAGAGAGGGCGGTACAAAG CTTCTGGATATTATGGAGCAACCAATCGGTGGAAATTCAAGAGAGgctaagaaaaggaaaagacagCAAG AAATGGAAGCACAAGAACAGGccaagaaggagaaggagaaagagaaagaggcAGCTGAAGCTACTCCAGATTATGCAGCCGCACTTATGTCACCGGCTGTTGCCAAG AAACCACATATTGCAGAGACACCAACCACTGAGGCACCAACACCGTCTTATGCTCCAAGGGTTGACTACACAGAACCAGCTACACCGGGACCATCCATCCTCAGCTCCATCA GTCAAAACCCTCCTTCTGCTACCACACTGGCTGCCCGGGAAAACCTTCAAAACACACTGCATCAAACCTTACAACAGCAGAGAGAGTTCCGGAAACCGAGTACGCCGGCAACACCGTCAACGCCACCTGTGGACTTCACCCCCTCGACGTCTTACAATCCTACATCTGCAGCAGCAGCACCACCCCCGTATCACGCCCCTCCCGCATCTCAAGTACCCGCTTCACAACCGACAGGCCTCAAGATGCCGACTCTGGGACTGCTTGGTAATACCACTTTGGTAGGTACCTTGGCCAGTCAAGCACCCAAGACTACACCCCCTGCTTCTGGACCTAGTCAGACCCCACCTGCTGTGCCATCACAACCAGCTGTAGTTGCTGCTGCAGCCTCTGCACCTAAGAAGGGACTTTCCCTAACG AGAGACCAAATGATAGCAGCCCAAGAGATGTTCAGACAATCCAATAAGGTTACAAGACCTGAAAAAGCTCTCATTCTCGGTTTCATGGCTGGAGCAAGAG ATAACCCTTGTCCTCAACAAGGAGACATAGTTACTATTCGACTGAGCGAAAACACAGAAATGGTCCCCAAAGATGACAGAGCTAATCTGCCGCACGCAATGCTGGCTGACACCTTCTTTGAGATGAACTATGCTACTGGGGAATGGAGGCGGTACAAAAAATACAAACCTATACAGGCTCTGTGA
- the LOC139967480 gene encoding fatty acid desaturase 6-like produces MMLRSGLQIDSRNAQTQHGNATPSIKQRSPVLESMVSNEKRSISEPSMQQLSQKVRVISQESSWWELFGVDWTIITFWEISFFVGVWLLSFNSRLYFAVGMLLMGLNYGMIKTKGSHLAAHNALCHSKRWGKVWKHLFLEFQGTFSVDAACDIHIKVHHPYTNIIGLGDSSTWRAPYLPCYIYMFIAPLVLPLLTPVVGLGYLVQERRWRRLSQCSVLAFLGLASQTLLVMAAAKLSAVKALLVLLLSRCVMEIPYLHINIFQHIGLPMYDKNNKPPRLHLMANGALNLTRTWLLDLNFGHSLINCHTEHHLFPQLSDNMCLKIKPAVQEYLQRYGLPYHEKDYTERLHYFIKNYKDLMVKMPPITEFVGIQ; encoded by the coding sequence ATGATGCTAAGAAGTGGGCTACAAATTGACTCGAGAAACGCACAGACACAACATGGAAACGCAACACCAAGCATTAAACAAAGGAGCCCAGTTTTGGAGAGCATGGTGAGTAATGAGAAGAGGTCCATCTCTGAACCTTCAATGCAGCAGCTCTCTCAGAAAGTCAGGGTCATATCTCAAGAGTCAAGCTGGTGGGAACTGTTTGGAGTAGACTGGACGATCATCACGTTTTGGGAGATTTCGTTCTTCGTCGGTGTCTGGTTGTTGAGCTTCAACAGTAGACTCTACTTTGCCGTCGGTATGCTTCTCATGGGCTTAAATTACGGCATGATCAAAACCAAGGGCTCCCATTTGGCTGCTCATAACGCCCTCTGTCATTCCAAGCGGTGGGGGAAAGTCTGGAAGCATCTCTTCCTCGAATTTCAGGGTACATTTTCGGTAGATGCTGCTTGCGATATCCACATCAAGGTTCACCATCCGTATACCAATATCATCGGCTTAGGGGACTCGAGCACATGGAGAGCTCCATATCTGCCTTGCTACATCTACATGTTCATTGCCCCACTGGTGTTACCACTGTTGACACCGGTGGTTGGATTAGGCTATCTAGTCCAAGAGAGAAGATGGCGTCGACTCAGTCAGTGTTCAGTCCTGGCGTTCCTGGGACTTGCGTCTCAGACGTTACTCGTCATGGCTGCTGCTAAGCTGTCAGCCGTGAAAGCGCTTCTGGTCCTTCTGTTGTCGAGGTGCGTCATGGAAATTCCCTATCTACACATCAACATCTTCCAACATATCGGATTGCCCATGTACGATAAGAACAACAAACCCCCCAGGCTTCACCTCATGGCAAACGGTGCCCTAAACTTGACACGGACATGGCTGTTAGATCTGAATTTTGGCCACTCGCTCATCAACTGTCACACAGAACATCATTTGTTTCCACAGCTTTCTGATAACATGTGTCTCAAAATCAAGCCTGCAGTGCAAGAATACCTCCAACGGTACGGTCTGCCTTATCACGAGAAAGACTACACAGAAAGACTACATTACTTTATCAAAAATTATAAAGATTTGATGGTCAAAATGCCTCCAATAACAGAATTCGTTGGCATTCAGTAG